From Zingiber officinale cultivar Zhangliang chromosome 5B, Zo_v1.1, whole genome shotgun sequence, the proteins below share one genomic window:
- the LOC121984663 gene encoding cyclin-dependent kinase inhibitor 5-like, with the protein MGRYMRKDKQSGEVAIVEVSTHQPSLGVRTRSRALAAAAEQDSPLAYLELRSRRLEKPLAAPHASKVKETVPKTSPASITNPRIGGQKSGTSSSGPAVGTARGPRRFCSDKGSPDVEDSCDENVLELDLGERGVVPCSLIRDVGTIGTPGSTTNSTYYSITSKQRKQSAISQYIPSNQEMEEFFVGLEKPQHEKFIKKYNFDPVNDCPLPGRYEWEKLNSW; encoded by the exons ATGGGCAGGTACATGAGGAAGGACAAGCAGTCCGGGGAGGTGGCGATCGTGGAGGTCTCCACCCACCAACCCTCCCTCGGAGTCCGCACGCGCTCCCGGGCCCTCGCCGCAGCCGCCGAGCAGGACTCCCCTCTCGCCTACCTCGAGCTCCGGAGCCGCCGGCTCGAGAAGCCCCTTGCTGCGCCTCACGCCTCCAAGGTCAAGGAGACGGTCCCGAAGACCTCTCCCGCGTCGATCACTAACCCTAGGATCGGCGGGCAGAAATCTGGCACGTCGAGCTCTGGGCCGGCGGTGGGGACTGCTCGCGGCCCGCGCAGGTTCTGCTCGGACAAGGGATCGCCGGATGTGGAGGACTCGTGCGACGAGAACGTTCTTGAGCTGGATTTGGGAGAAAG AGGGGTGGTGCCCTGCAGTTTGATAAGGGATGTTGGCACAATAGGGACACCGGGTTCTACAACAAATTCTACATATTATTCCATTACCAGTAAGCAGAGAAAACAAAGTGCTATCAGCCAGTACATCCCTTCTAATCAGGAGATGGAAGAGTTCTTTGTTGGTCTAGAGAAACCTCAGCATGAAAAATTCATCAAAAA GTACAATTTTGATCCTGTAAACGACTGCCCGCTCCCTGGCCGGTACGAATGGGAAAAACTCAACTCTTGGTGA